In a single window of the Amycolatopsis sp. cg5 genome:
- a CDS encoding copper resistance protein CopC: MRKALTALALVGAAMFAMASPALAHNVLISTDPAKGSSVDAGPAKITLTFDQFVQNADVNQIAVTGPGGGQWAEGQVKVDGSVVSVPLRPLGPAGEYKIGYRILSADGHAVTGESTFTLAKAGTGTPASADAAKGTGQAATTESTSDGGVPIWVWIAGAVVLLGVGLTVALRTGAKA; encoded by the coding sequence ATGCGTAAAGCGCTCACCGCGCTAGCCCTCGTCGGGGCCGCCATGTTCGCGATGGCGTCCCCGGCGCTGGCTCACAATGTGCTCATCTCCACTGACCCGGCCAAGGGTTCTTCGGTCGACGCCGGGCCCGCGAAGATCACGCTCACGTTCGACCAGTTCGTGCAGAACGCCGACGTCAACCAGATCGCGGTGACCGGACCGGGCGGCGGCCAATGGGCCGAGGGCCAGGTCAAGGTCGACGGCAGCGTCGTCTCCGTGCCGCTGCGGCCGCTCGGCCCGGCTGGCGAGTACAAGATCGGCTACCGCATCCTGTCCGCGGACGGGCACGCGGTGACCGGCGAGTCCACCTTCACTCTCGCCAAGGCGGGCACGGGCACCCCGGCGAGCGCCGACGCGGCCAAGGGCACCGGGCAGGCGGCCACCACGGAGTCCACTTCGGACGGTGGGGTGCCGATCTGGGTGTGGATCGCCGGCGCCGTCGTGCTGCTCGGCGTCGGACTGACCGTGGCGCTGCGAACGGGCGCCAAGGCATGA